From the Musa acuminata AAA Group cultivar baxijiao chromosome BXJ3-7, Cavendish_Baxijiao_AAA, whole genome shotgun sequence genome, one window contains:
- the LOC135642405 gene encoding DEAD-box ATP-dependent RNA helicase 17-like, with protein sequence MKEPKEKKKGAEVAAGAGGEGLFASCSFSDLGLHPFLCQHLRDKMGFEFPTQIQAQAIPVVVSGRHVLVNAATGTGKTIVYLAPIVHLLQMYEPRVQRSDGTFALVLVPTRELCMQVHGVLQKLLHCFHWIVPGYIMGGENRAKEKARLRKGISILVATPGRLLDHLKNTASFNYTNLRWIVFDEADRILELGFGKAVEEILDFLGSRQADHVCKQHMNTKSAKFSRQNLLLSATLNDKVNHLANISLENPIMIGMDCKKDSAVPLKLSLGDAVSSAPAVGGDLEGVGALSSQLTENYNLPSQLVQRYVKVSCGSRLVVLLSILRFAFERETSQKIVVFFSTCDAVDFHYSLLNKFKWSPKLQPEANQEQKIVGCRSFHLHGNMEHEDRRKAFHEFTSEKSALLLCTDVAARGLDFPKVRCIIQYDSPGEASEYVHRVGRTARLGERGEALLFLQPVEIDYLHDLQHHGVSLKEYPLRKIIDSFSVHGQKHHNKKLISLETHPWVLFLQKTLETFISTESKLKKLANDAFCSWVRAYTAHRGELKRIFMVKKLHLGHVARSFGLKDQPSLVGRSHQIESKKRKRDQKKAISFKRRKSS encoded by the exons ATGAAAGAgccgaaggagaagaagaaaggagcCGAAGTAGCCGCCGGCGCAGGCGGAGAAGGCCTTTTTGCCTCTTGCTCCTTCTCCGATCTCGGCCTTCATCCCTTCCTCTGCCAACACCTCCGAG ATAAGATGGGTTTCGAGTTCCCCACGCAGATCCAGGCACAGGCCATTCCTGTCGTCGTCTCTGGACGGCATGT ACTTGTCAATGCTGCTACTGGCACCGGCAAGACGATCGTGTACCTTGCCCCGATCGTCCACCTTCTGCAGATGTATGAGCCGCGAGTTCAGCGATCTGATGGGACCTTTG CGTTGGTTCTTGTTCCAACGCGAGAACTGTGTATGCAGGTCCATGGAGTTCTGCAGAAACTATTGCATTGTTTCCATTGGATAGTTCCTGGGTATATAATGGGTGGAGAAAACAGGGCAAAGGAGAAAGCCAGGTTGCGGAAAG GAATATCCATTCTGGTAGCTACTCCTGGGCGTCTCTTGGATCACTTAAAGAATACTGCATCATTCAATTACACAAATTTGCGTTGGATCGTCTTTGATGAAGCTGACAG GATCCTTGAATTGGGATTTGGGAAAGCAGTAGAAGAAATACTAGATTTTCTGGGCTCAAGACAAGCTGATCATGTCTGCAAACAGCATATGAACACAAAGTCTGCCAAATTTTCAAGGCAGAACTTACTTCTTTCAGCAACCTTAAATGATAAGGTCAACCATTTAGCAAATATCAGTTTAGAGAACCCAATCATGATTGGCATGGATTGCAAGAAGGATTCTGCTGTACCACTAAAGCTGTCATTAGGCGATGCTGTCTCTTCAGCACCTGCCGTCGGTGGAGATTTGGAAGGCGTTGGTGCATTATCAAGTCAGCTGACAGAAAACTATAACCTTCCTTCTCAGTTAGTTCAAAGATATGTTAAAG TGTCTTGTGGTTCAAGGCTTGTGGTTCTTCTCTCTATTCTTAGATTTGCTTTTGAAAGAGAAACCTCCCAAAAG ATTGTGGTTTTCTTTTCAACATGTGATGCAGTAGACTTCCATTATTCACTTTTAAACAAATTTAAGTGGTCTCCTAAGCTGCAACCAGAGGCAAATCAAGAGCAAAAAATTGTCGGTTGTAGATCCTTCCATTTGCATGGGAATATGGAACATGAAGATCGTAGAAAAGCATTTCACGAATTTACTTCTGAAAAATCAGCTTTACTATTGTGTACGGATGTTGCTGCTAGGGGTTTGGATTTTCCAAAGGTCAGGTGCATTATCCAATATGATTCTCCAGGGGAGGCTTCTGAATATGTGCATAG GGTCGGAAGAACGGCAAGGTTGGGTGAGAGAGGTGAAGCTTTGCTATTCCTTCAACCAGTCGAGATTGATTATTTGCATGATTTGCAGCATCATGGTGTCAGCCTAAAAGAATATCCACTTCGAAAGATAATAGACAGTTTCTCAGTGCATGGGCAGAAGCACCATAACAAGAAGCTAATTTCTTTGGAGACACATCCATGGGTATTATTTCTGCAGAAGACACTTGAAACCTTTATTTCAACGGAG TCCAAACTGAAGAAGCTAGCCAATGATGCATTCTGCTCCTGGGTTCGGGCATACACTGCTCACCGAGGTGAGCTGAAAAGAATTTTTATGGTTAAGAAACTCCATTTGGGGCACGTGGCAAGAAGCTTTGGGCTGAAAGATCAACCTTCATTGGTTGGAAGATCACACCAGATAGAATCCAAAAAGAGAAAGAGGGATCAGAAGAAAGCTATATCTTTCAAAAGAAGAAAGTCATCTTAG